From Amyelois transitella isolate CPQ chromosome 4, ilAmyTran1.1, whole genome shotgun sequence, one genomic window encodes:
- the LOC106140553 gene encoding uncharacterized protein LOC106140553 isoform X2, translated as MMHMWMWSGYDIGEFLFSGLWVNTQWAFALTWLALFFVAMLFEGSKVFLAEVQRQAQKKLYPYRSDERRNLLCEREQSNPMEPTTSRNASTGQVSRWSSFRVRALVNFYQSAVFVTHNVVGYLLMLAVMIYNIHLILAVVFGMMVGYFLFGTSLTKLQMKCFSTKRVVICTPECDDTGTTPPLIDSSSESDFFICRTRTCIQPSHYFPTASGSGDQPTCHYGAKSCPSKVAKRGKTQPNITIQNNDNSQESEKEDSPSVEDVQLLRTERQGCCKEKVEKCKSSQDTSVIVHEQCCKKERVREESPDRVREVTPQITCCHSTAPSESQEQIM; from the exons ATGATGCACATGTGGATGTGGTCAGGATACGACATAGGAGAGTTCCTGTTCTCGGGGCTGTGGGTCAACACGCAGTGGGCCTTCGCCCTCACGTGGCTGGCGCTGTTCTTCGTCGCTATGCTGTTTGAGGGCTCGAAG GTGTTCCTGGCCGAGGTACAGCGTCAAGCTCAGAAGAAACTGTACCCCTACAGGTCAGACGAGAGAAGAAATTTACTATGTGAAAG agaACAAAGCAACCCAATGGAGCCGACTACGAGTCGCAACGCCAGCACCGGTCAGGTCAGCAGGTGGTCCTCCTTCAGGGTCAG GGCCCTAGTGAACTTCTACCAGTCGGCAGTGTTCGTCACTCACAACGTGGTTGGCTACCTGCTGATGTTAGCTGTCATGATATACAACATACATCTCATACTCGCCGTGGTCTTCGGCATGatggtag GGTACTTCCTATTCGGCACATCGTTGACCAAACTGCAAATGAAATGCTTCAGCACCAAGCGAGTGGTCATCTGCACTCCGGAATGTGACGACACAG GTACAACACCGCCTCTAATAGACTCTAGTTCCGAATCAGACTTTTTTATCTGTCGCACACGGACATGCATTCAGCCCTCGCACTACTTCCCCACCGCGTCGGGCTCCGGCGACCAGCCAACCTGCCATTATGGCGCCAAAAGCTGCCCCTCGAAGGTAGCTAAACGCGGGAAAACACAACCGAACATAACCATTCAAAATAACGATAATTCCCAAGAAAGTGAAAAAGAAGACAGTCCTAGCGTCGAAGATGTACAACTTCTGAGAACAGAAAGGCAGGGTTGCTGCAAGGAAAAAGTGGAGAAGTGTAAATCTAGTCAGGACACAAGTGTGATTGTGCACGAACAGTGCTGTAAGAAAGAGAGGGTCCGAGAGGAGTCACCGGACAGAGTGAGAGAGGTGACTCCACAGATTACGTGCTGTCACTCCACAGCGCCTTCGGAGAGTCAGGAACAGATTATGTAG
- the LOC106140553 gene encoding uncharacterized protein LOC106140553 isoform X1: protein MMHMWMWSGYDIGEFLFSGLWVNTQWAFALTWLALFFVAMLFEGSKVFLAEVQRQAQKKLYPYRSDERRNLLCEREQSNPMEPTTSRNASTGQVSRWSSFRVRALVNFYQSAVFVTHNVVGYLLMLAVMIYNIHLILAVVFGMMVGYFLFGTSLTKLQMKCFSTKRVVICTPECDDTAGTTPPLIDSSSESDFFICRTRTCIQPSHYFPTASGSGDQPTCHYGAKSCPSKVAKRGKTQPNITIQNNDNSQESEKEDSPSVEDVQLLRTERQGCCKEKVEKCKSSQDTSVIVHEQCCKKERVREESPDRVREVTPQITCCHSTAPSESQEQIM, encoded by the exons ATGATGCACATGTGGATGTGGTCAGGATACGACATAGGAGAGTTCCTGTTCTCGGGGCTGTGGGTCAACACGCAGTGGGCCTTCGCCCTCACGTGGCTGGCGCTGTTCTTCGTCGCTATGCTGTTTGAGGGCTCGAAG GTGTTCCTGGCCGAGGTACAGCGTCAAGCTCAGAAGAAACTGTACCCCTACAGGTCAGACGAGAGAAGAAATTTACTATGTGAAAG agaACAAAGCAACCCAATGGAGCCGACTACGAGTCGCAACGCCAGCACCGGTCAGGTCAGCAGGTGGTCCTCCTTCAGGGTCAG GGCCCTAGTGAACTTCTACCAGTCGGCAGTGTTCGTCACTCACAACGTGGTTGGCTACCTGCTGATGTTAGCTGTCATGATATACAACATACATCTCATACTCGCCGTGGTCTTCGGCATGatggtag GGTACTTCCTATTCGGCACATCGTTGACCAAACTGCAAATGAAATGCTTCAGCACCAAGCGAGTGGTCATCTGCACTCCGGAATGTGACGACACAG CAGGTACAACACCGCCTCTAATAGACTCTAGTTCCGAATCAGACTTTTTTATCTGTCGCACACGGACATGCATTCAGCCCTCGCACTACTTCCCCACCGCGTCGGGCTCCGGCGACCAGCCAACCTGCCATTATGGCGCCAAAAGCTGCCCCTCGAAGGTAGCTAAACGCGGGAAAACACAACCGAACATAACCATTCAAAATAACGATAATTCCCAAGAAAGTGAAAAAGAAGACAGTCCTAGCGTCGAAGATGTACAACTTCTGAGAACAGAAAGGCAGGGTTGCTGCAAGGAAAAAGTGGAGAAGTGTAAATCTAGTCAGGACACAAGTGTGATTGTGCACGAACAGTGCTGTAAGAAAGAGAGGGTCCGAGAGGAGTCACCGGACAGAGTGAGAGAGGTGACTCCACAGATTACGTGCTGTCACTCCACAGCGCCTTCGGAGAGTCAGGAACAGATTATGTAG